In the Burkholderia cenocepacia genome, one interval contains:
- a CDS encoding amidohydrolase family protein, translated as MQTVHAPHLPVRPEWLALRDEPVLEPELAIVDAHHHLWDRQTGRYLADEFGADVRSGHRVVSTVYVQCRSMLRASGPEAFKPVGEVAFASGVAAMFDSGAYGPARCCEAIVGGADLSLGAELEAVLDTMLQVSGGQLRGIRNPLAWHASPDVRSSPVTPPRDRMSEQAFRQGVTTLGRYGLSLDAWVYHTQLDDLYELARASEDVIVVIDHFGGPVGVGPHAGRRAEVHAQWKRQLARLAVLPNTRMKLGGAGMTVFGFDFAARELPPSSQELAAAWQPYFDTCVELFGVDRCMFESNFPVDKGMFGYRVLWNAFKRLASAMSADEKAALFSRTAASTYRIANPGDNP; from the coding sequence ATGCAGACCGTTCACGCGCCCCATCTGCCGGTCAGGCCCGAGTGGCTCGCATTGCGCGACGAGCCGGTGCTCGAACCCGAACTCGCCATCGTCGACGCCCATCACCACCTGTGGGACCGCCAGACCGGGCGCTATCTCGCGGACGAGTTCGGCGCGGACGTGCGCAGCGGGCATCGGGTCGTGTCGACGGTCTATGTGCAGTGTCGATCGATGTTGCGCGCAAGCGGGCCGGAGGCGTTCAAGCCGGTGGGCGAAGTGGCATTCGCGAGCGGCGTCGCCGCGATGTTCGACAGCGGTGCATACGGCCCCGCGCGATGCTGCGAGGCCATCGTCGGCGGTGCCGATCTGTCGCTCGGCGCGGAACTCGAGGCGGTGCTCGACACGATGCTGCAGGTGTCCGGCGGGCAATTGCGCGGCATCCGCAATCCGCTCGCATGGCATGCGAGCCCCGACGTGCGGTCGAGCCCGGTGACGCCGCCGCGCGACCGGATGTCGGAGCAGGCTTTCCGGCAGGGCGTGACGACGCTCGGCCGCTACGGACTGTCGCTCGACGCGTGGGTCTATCACACGCAGCTCGACGACCTGTACGAACTCGCGCGCGCGTCCGAGGACGTCATCGTCGTCATCGACCACTTTGGCGGCCCTGTCGGGGTGGGGCCGCATGCCGGCCGGCGTGCCGAAGTGCATGCGCAGTGGAAACGGCAACTCGCGCGTCTCGCCGTGCTGCCGAACACGCGCATGAAGCTCGGCGGCGCGGGCATGACCGTGTTCGGTTTCGATTTCGCCGCGCGTGAGTTGCCGCCGTCGTCGCAGGAACTGGCGGCCGCGTGGCAGCCGTATTTCGACACCTGCGTCGAGCTTTTCGGCGTCGATCGCTGCATGTTCGAAAGCAACTTCCCCGTCGACAAGGGGATGTTCGGCTATCGCGTGCTGTGGAACGCCTTCAAACGACTCGCGTCCGCGATGTCGGCCGATGAAAAGGCCGCGCTGTTCAGCCGGACGGCCGCCTCGACGTATCGCATCGCGAATCCCGGAGACAACCCATGA